One genomic region from Candidatus Latescibacterota bacterium encodes:
- a CDS encoding SDR family oxidoreductase produces the protein MRNKSPMDFQSAFRGKVVVVVGGTSGIGKQVVCDLNQLGAHLIVVGKDDTKLKALRNDIDNIDTINIDVSKRNKCIVLANDIKKKQTRIDNLVVSAGIFEPGSIEDTDSNIWDKSLNINLSAVFWVIKSLYELLCKSNQSSIVVVSSILAHYGSSVTHAYCAAKGGLSALVKSMAIELSNSNVRINSVSPGHVDTKMIEEIINDNDKRVAIEKLYPLKRIGKTTDISALIIFLLSNYSSWITGSDYIIDGGRSAQV, from the coding sequence ATGAGAAATAAGTCTCCAATGGATTTCCAATCCGCCTTTAGAGGAAAGGTTGTGGTTGTTGTTGGAGGTACCTCTGGGATTGGCAAGCAAGTAGTTTGCGATCTTAATCAATTGGGAGCACATCTGATAGTAGTTGGGAAGGATGACACTAAATTAAAAGCTTTAAGAAATGATATTGATAATATTGATACTATTAATATTGATGTTAGTAAAAGAAATAAATGTATAGTATTGGCAAATGATATTAAAAAAAAACAAACCAGAATAGACAATTTAGTTGTTTCAGCCGGGATATTTGAACCAGGATCAATTGAAGATACTGATAGTAATATTTGGGATAAATCTCTAAACATTAATCTTAGTGCTGTCTTTTGGGTTATAAAGAGTTTGTATGAGTTATTATGCAAATCTAATCAATCCAGCATTGTTGTGGTATCTTCAATTCTTGCTCATTACGGAAGTTCTGTTACGCATGCATATTGTGCAGCGAAAGGAGGATTATCCGCATTAGTGAAAAGCATGGCAATAGAATTATCAAATAGTAATGTTAGAATTAATTCAGTATCGCCTGGTCATGTTGATACTAAGATGATTGAAGAAATCATTAATGATAATGATAAGCGAGTTGCAATTGAAAAATTATACCCTTTAAAAAGGATAGGAAAAACGACCGACATATCAGCACTCATAATATTCTTGCTTAGCAATTATTCCTCTTGGATTACAGGTTCAGACTACATAATTGATGGAGGAAGATCTGCTCAGGTATAG
- a CDS encoding LOG family protein, translating to MTSELYPYDDVITKDGYLWMVTQETDCINAIVVFDDISPRFNDKDLSNSIIFDMRSRICQMGLDAELLNIERSRTGSNRIECTIKVSYQKDLAIAKELFNFLSKCRKHIPMGKLFLEIPERQLDYDMVLQNVHSNNPTLIVAKGISRGENDFVLLPVDNIVCLYKDNIKIDREQILYLLTHGTRKDLDFIREYKQNLLPHIIPPGGWILTQLPLFAIREHFALIDHLTFHGVKVDELKHSSAKLFDPLSYKDDNPSSMIEVFNSSDNPVKFDGLALKIFRSDKRRATIQVPCEQRCEELFLSTIKIKDCMDKYLVGSEISNTKRVYHSAFLVDISELDNMNEFRRSAIVDYSSEDDNIQEHYPQLEECPEYEILEEIRNDHIKSPGFLLSYYFPRWDIGSLIELCSSKLCALIFRVPSYGKGMFFSEYDVIRLKCFSNLGMQVYWLRDDCIYKYVVRDDCGYFVRPELIDQFNTATFFACYGSSLVIDPEIKNSLEPFLARLKSLFGNIGVVTGGGPGLMEAVNRAAKNVGILSASCYLSTELSLTPLAENEFADIMMFFDSDCRHIRQKNFSIARFPLFFPGGVGTFEEIGIELTNLKLGIHDNAPYIFIGKEYWRQMLLMVDTAIDEKMVDKRIKKNVYTIDELEKGIDIYSKVLS from the coding sequence ATGACTTCTGAGCTTTATCCGTATGATGATGTAATTACAAAAGATGGTTATCTTTGGATGGTAACCCAAGAAACGGATTGTATTAATGCTATTGTAGTTTTTGACGATATTTCTCCTCGTTTTAACGATAAAGACTTATCGAATAGCATTATTTTTGATATGCGGAGTAGGATTTGTCAGATGGGTCTGGATGCTGAACTTCTAAATATTGAAAGATCAAGAACTGGTTCAAATCGAATTGAATGCACTATAAAGGTCAGCTATCAGAAGGATCTGGCAATTGCTAAAGAGCTATTCAATTTCTTGTCAAAATGTCGAAAACACATCCCCATGGGCAAACTTTTCCTCGAGATTCCTGAAAGACAACTGGATTATGACATGGTGCTACAAAATGTTCATTCTAATAATCCTACATTGATTGTAGCCAAAGGTATTTCCAGGGGCGAAAACGATTTCGTTTTATTGCCAGTTGATAACATAGTATGCTTATATAAAGATAATATTAAGATTGATAGAGAACAAATTCTATATTTACTTACGCATGGAACTAGAAAAGATCTGGATTTTATTAGAGAGTATAAACAAAATCTATTACCACATATAATACCTCCAGGGGGGTGGATATTAACGCAATTACCCTTATTTGCGATTAGAGAACACTTCGCGTTAATTGACCATTTAACGTTTCATGGCGTTAAAGTAGATGAACTTAAACATTCAAGTGCTAAGCTGTTTGATCCGCTTAGCTATAAGGATGACAATCCCTCTTCAATGATTGAAGTATTTAATTCAAGTGATAACCCTGTTAAGTTCGATGGCCTAGCTCTAAAAATATTTCGATCAGATAAACGTCGGGCTACGATACAAGTTCCTTGTGAACAGCGATGTGAAGAATTGTTTTTGTCGACAATAAAAATTAAAGATTGTATGGATAAGTATCTTGTTGGATCAGAAATATCTAACACTAAGAGAGTTTATCATTCAGCATTTCTGGTGGATATTAGTGAATTAGATAATATGAATGAATTTAGAAGAAGCGCTATTGTTGACTACAGTTCTGAAGATGATAATATTCAGGAACATTATCCTCAATTAGAAGAGTGCCCAGAATATGAAATATTAGAAGAGATCAGGAATGATCATATAAAATCACCAGGATTCTTATTATCCTATTATTTTCCTAGATGGGATATAGGATCCTTAATAGAGCTTTGCAGTTCTAAGTTATGTGCGTTGATATTCAGAGTACCTTCTTATGGTAAGGGTATGTTTTTTAGTGAGTATGATGTAATTCGATTAAAATGTTTTAGCAATCTTGGCATGCAGGTATATTGGTTGAGAGATGACTGTATTTACAAATATGTTGTGCGTGATGACTGTGGGTATTTTGTACGACCAGAATTAATAGATCAGTTTAATACTGCAACATTCTTTGCGTGTTATGGTTCGAGTTTAGTAATCGATCCTGAGATTAAAAATAGCTTAGAACCGTTCCTCGCGAGACTAAAATCTTTATTTGGTAATATTGGTGTGGTAACTGGTGGTGGCCCGGGATTAATGGAAGCCGTTAATAGAGCTGCAAAGAATGTGGGGATATTATCTGCTAGTTGCTATCTTTCTACAGAATTATCACTGACTCCATTAGCAGAGAATGAATTTGCGGATATAATGATGTTTTTTGACTCAGATTGTCGTCATATTAGACAGAAAAATTTCTCAATAGCTAGGTTTCCGTTGTTCTTTCCTGGTGGAGTTGGCACTTTTGAAGAGATTGGCATAGAATTGACAAATTTAAAATTAGGCATACATGATAATGCGCCATACATATTTATTGGAAAAGAATATTGGAGACAAATGTTATTAATGGTTGATACTGCTATTGATGAAAAAATGGTTGATAAAAGAATAAAAAAGAATGTTTATACGATAGACGAGTTAGAAAAAGGAATTGATATTTATTCAAAAGTATTATCATAA